The following coding sequences are from one Ctenopharyngodon idella isolate HZGC_01 chromosome 17, HZGC01, whole genome shotgun sequence window:
- the dnal1 gene encoding dynein axonemal light chain 1 isoform X1, with protein sequence MAKATTIKEALVKWEEKTGEKASEATAVKLYGQIPPIEKMDASLSNLVNCEKLSLSTNCIEKIANLNGLKNLKILSLGRNNIKNLNGLEAVGDTLEELWISYNLIEKLKGIHVMKKLKVLYMSNNLVKEWGEFLKLADLPSLVDLVFVGNPLEEKCSTEGNWLEEATKRLPKLKKLDGNPIIKREEEEAEGES encoded by the exons ATG GCAAAAGCAACAACTATTAAAGAGGCCCTTGTGAAATGG GAGGAGAAAACAGGCGAAAAAGCGAGCGAGGCCACGGCAGTAAAGCTTTATGGTCAGATCCCTCCCATTGAAAAAATGGACGCATCTCTCTCTAATCTTGTCAACTGCGA GAAATTATCCCTGTCTACAAACTGTATTGAAAAAATTGCCAACTTGAATGGTCTAA AGAATCTTAAGATATTGTCCTTGGGCCGGAATaacatcaaaaaccttaatggACTT GAGGCAGTAGGTGATACTCTGGAGGAGCTGTGGATCTCTTATAACCTCATAGAAAAACTGAAGGGAATTCACGTCATGAAGAAACTCAAAGTGTTATACATGTCCAATAACTTGGTCAAAGAGTGGG GGGAGTTTCTGAAGCTGGCAGATCTTCCATCATTGGTGGACCTCGTCTTTGTGGGAAACCCATTAGAAGAAAAGTGTTCCACTGAAGGCAACTGGTTAGAGGAGGCTACTAAGAGGCTTCCCAAACTTAAAAAGCTAGATG ggaaCCCCATCATCAAACGAGAAGAGGAGGAAGCTGAAGGGGAGAGTTAA
- the dnal1 gene encoding dynein axonemal light chain 1 isoform X2: MDASLSNLVNCEKLSLSTNCIEKIANLNGLKNLKILSLGRNNIKNLNGLEAVGDTLEELWISYNLIEKLKGIHVMKKLKVLYMSNNLVKEWGEFLKLADLPSLVDLVFVGNPLEEKCSTEGNWLEEATKRLPKLKKLDGNPIIKREEEEAEGES, from the exons ATGGACGCATCTCTCTCTAATCTTGTCAACTGCGA GAAATTATCCCTGTCTACAAACTGTATTGAAAAAATTGCCAACTTGAATGGTCTAA AGAATCTTAAGATATTGTCCTTGGGCCGGAATaacatcaaaaaccttaatggACTT GAGGCAGTAGGTGATACTCTGGAGGAGCTGTGGATCTCTTATAACCTCATAGAAAAACTGAAGGGAATTCACGTCATGAAGAAACTCAAAGTGTTATACATGTCCAATAACTTGGTCAAAGAGTGGG GGGAGTTTCTGAAGCTGGCAGATCTTCCATCATTGGTGGACCTCGTCTTTGTGGGAAACCCATTAGAAGAAAAGTGTTCCACTGAAGGCAACTGGTTAGAGGAGGCTACTAAGAGGCTTCCCAAACTTAAAAAGCTAGATG ggaaCCCCATCATCAAACGAGAAGAGGAGGAAGCTGAAGGGGAGAGTTAA